One genomic window of Planctomycetaceae bacterium includes the following:
- a CDS encoding lamin tail domain-containing protein: MNNGSTAIDIGGWTISDAVAVRHTFASPTVVNAGQAVVVFGGGTPTGGFGGAIVTTASG; this comes from the coding sequence GTGAACAACGGATCGACGGCCATTGATATTGGCGGCTGGACGATCAGCGATGCCGTTGCTGTTCGGCACACGTTTGCCAGCCCGACGGTCGTCAACGCCGGACAGGCAGTCGTTGTCTTTGGCGGAGGAACGCCGACAGGTGGCTTTGGCGGAGCCATTGTGACGACCGCCAGCGGTTGA